The Anolis carolinensis isolate JA03-04 chromosome 2, rAnoCar3.1.pri, whole genome shotgun sequence genome contains the following window.
agtttattaatactgggagccagatattgttcattcaCTCACAATCcaggtttctactcattttttttttttttttagaaattaaatataagagtttaccctaacattcaaacaaaacaaaacaaaacaaattcagtgttaatcaaggtggccagttgaaacattcacgcttgcctccaacagacaagagctttttctttctcccaccctggacatcattccacagggatataaaccccacttgtctactttccaacagacctcatagcctccaaggatgcctgccacagatgttgaaatgtcaggagaatgcttctggaacataaccagacagcccggaaaactcacagcaacgcaataataacaataataataatgtaattctgcCTTCATTAATGATAggaggggctggactggatgtcctttaggggtcccttccaattcgatgatgatgatgatgatgataataataataataataatgtaattctgcCTTCCGTTATGATAGGAGGGGGCTGGGTTGGACgtcctttaggggtcccttccaactctatgagaataataataataataataataataataataataataataataataataataataataatgtaattctgcCTTCCGTTATGATAGGAGGGGGCTGGGTTGGACgtcctttaggggtcccttccaactctatgagaataataataataataataataataataataataataataataataataatgtaattctgcCTTCCGTTACGATAGGAGGGGGCTGGGTTGGACgtcctttaggggtcccttccaactctatgagaataataataataataataataataataataataataataataatatcaggatctcaagattgaacttcaaagactctggcagaaaccagtgcaggtggtcccggtggtgatgggcacactgggtgccgtgccaaaagatctcagccggcatttggaaacaatagaccttgacaaaattacgatccgccaactgcaaaaggccaccctactgggatctgcatggatcatccgaaaatacatcacacagtcctagatacttgggaagtgttcgacttgtgattttgtgatacgaaatccagcatgtctattttgtttgctgtgtcataataaaataataataagaagaagaatgatGTATATCTTCCaataatctttctttctttctgtctttcttgaaAGAACATCCCAAGCCAGATCCCAGCTTCAGTCTGGAAGAAGGACCCAGGAATGCCTTTGGACAGGGCTCCATGGAAGGTgatcaacgagcaggggctatattttatttttaattgtcaggtgctcaccccgacacgggctggcctcgaactcatgacctcttggtcagagtgatttattgcagctggctgctaaccagcctgtgccacagcccagcccctctaCTACTTTTGAGGGAttttaggttcctttcattggggttttttaatctaatgattttatcttatattgctgctatagtccccccccacacacacacacacctttgaagttgactgaattgcattggtggttgtttgatattattactgtggtataaacctttgttttaacttctgttttatcatcttcctgtgttttaaactgtgtgtattgttaatgtgtTTGCActattacttttgtaacattgtgagccgccccgagttcccacagggagatggtggcggggtacaaattatttatttatttatttatttatttatttattattacaacatttatatcccgcccttctcacccgagaggggactcagggtggcttacaataaacacacatataaaattatacaatacactataaatcacatttaaaattattaacttacatcaacattcataaaaaacattctaaaatacaaatgggtatattcaagttcaaaggactgggtctgtcaattgagttctggtgTACATAATAATTAGCGCTGCAGATTCTTATTCAAATGCCTgaccccacaaccaagttttaaccttcctatggaaggataaataaattattattattattattattattattattattattattaaacaaaggGTGGAATAGTTAAGACTgtgtattggactggatggcctttgcggtctattccaactctaggatgctgtGATTCTATCCCAATGGGATCCTTGGTTTCTCTGCTTTATTTCTAATGGTATCTTCTATGTCTTCAAACAGGTCAAGTGCATGAGGATGAAAACTGTGGGAAGCTAAGTGTGGCACCGTGGGAAATGACTCCATGTGTCATGGGAAAAGAGGAATTCGGGAGTCAGAAAGGACTGGAAAGACGAGGAAAGAACGAGGAGAAGAAGGACAACTCGGCGGCCCCTCACGgagaagccctggccaaagaGTCCAGCCAGGTGACGTGCCCGATCTGCGGGAGAGTGTGCAAATGCAAAGCCCAGTTCGAGATCCACTTCCGCgtccacacgggggagaagccctacgGATGCAACGAatgcgggaagagcttcagtcggcACGAGCGCCTCCACTCGCACCGCCGgacccacaccggggagaagccgtTCCGGTGCGCGGAGTGCGGGAAGGGCTTCGTCGACAGCGGGGCGTGCGTCAAGCACCAGcggacccacacgggggagaagccctacaagtgcgaggagtgcgggaagagcttcgGTCGGCACGAGCGCCTCCACTTGCACCGGCGGgtccacaccggggagaagccgtACCGATGCGCCGAGTGCGGGAAGGGCTTCGTCGACAGCGGGGCGTGCGCTCGGCATGAAAGAACGCACGCGGGGGAGAAACCGTACACTTGCGGAGACTGCGGGAAGAGTTTCGGCGACAGCGGGGCCTATACGAGACATCAGcggacccacacgggggagaagccgtACACGTGCAAGGACTGCGGGAAAGGCTTCGGCGACAGCGGAGCGTGCGTTCggcatcaaaggacccacacgggggagaagccgtACACGTGCGCTGAATGCGGGAAGAGTTTCGGTGACAGCGGAGCGTGCGCGAACCACCAACGGACCCACACCGGCGTGAAGCCGTACCAGTGCAccgagtgcggaaagagcttcagccaGCGTGGAAATCTGCAATCACaccaaagaacccacacaggagagaaaccgtaTAAGTGTACtgagtgcgggaagagcttccGCGACAGTGCGGCATGCCATAAACACCAGAGAacgcacactggggagaagccgtaCAAGTGTGCgcagtgtgggaagagcttcagtcggcACGATCATCTCCACTCGCACCAGAGGGCTCACGCAGAAGCGGAAGCCTACCATTGTATGGAATGCGGGAAGAGCTTCCACACTTTCGGGAATGCGACACCACCCCAAGAAAGccccaaagaggaggaggagcagttTGGCTTTACATAGAAGAACCCACACATTGGCCAAAACCGTATCAACAtgcagaatgtggaaagagctttcctGAGACTCTATGTCAAAGAACCCATGAGAAGCAGAAACCATAGAAAGGCATGGAATATGGAAAGTGAAAGGAACTTAaccattgttatgtgccttcacatcatctctgtcatgaatatttttttaacattAAAAAGGTTCTTTTCTTTCGTTTTCAGTGAGACAAAATATTAGGCACtttaatacgagggttgaataaaaagtaatgcctccaccgtcgtaactcctcaacagatgtcagtcctggtctgcggcaggtcctggcttgttcagtagactctcctctacagttagctccatttggcgggaagccttagcattgaacggttgtgttgttaaagtgcgaagtatggaaccctgcgcagacagttccatttggagggaagccttagcattgaacggttgtgttgttaaagtgcgaagtatagaaccctgcgcagacagttccatttggagggaagccttagcagtgaacggttgtgttgttaaagtgcgaagtatggaaccctgcgcagacagttccattt
Protein-coding sequences here:
- the LOC134296982 gene encoding zinc finger protein 501-like; its protein translation is MEGQVHEDENCGKLSVAPWEMTPCVMGKEEFGSQKGLERRGKNEEKKDNSAAPHGEALAKESSQVTCPICGRVCKCKAQFEIHFRVHTGEKPYGCNECGKSFSRHERLHSHRRTHTGEKPFRCAECGKGFVDSGACVKHQRTHTGEKPYKCEECGKSFGRHERLHLHRRVHTGEKPYRCAECGKGFVDSGACARHERTHAGEKPYTCGDCGKSFGDSGAYTRHQRTHTGEKPYTCKDCGKGFGDSGACVRHQRTHTGEKPYTCAECGKSFGDSGACANHQRTHTGVKPYQCTECGKSFSQRGNLQSHQRTHTGEKPYKCTECGKSFRDSAACHKHQRTHTGEKPYKCAQCGKSFSRHDHLHSHQRAHAEAEAYHCMECGKSFHTFGNATPPQESPKEEEEQFGFT